The Sphaeramia orbicularis chromosome 16, fSphaOr1.1, whole genome shotgun sequence genome window below encodes:
- the hpn gene encoding serine protease hepsin isoform X2, translated as MYAEKVVTEGKMVTYCTMDEDTGLYDVQVNSADQRLRVFDSAQKRWRQVCSSSANQMLASISCEEVGFVSVVNYSVTAVTDASGDGGEFFCIRQEELSYGKKIKDSLFPCDCESREVLTLLCQDCGRRSFAADRIVGGVDARQGSWPWQVSLQYDGVHQCGGSIISNRWIVSAAHCFPERYRFVNRWRVLLGSIYNKPVNANVAEVKTIVYHSSYLPFVDANIDDNSRDIAVLALTQPLTFNEYVQPVCLPAYGQRLVDGQMGTVTGWGNVGYYGHLADVLQEANVPIISDAVCNAPDYYDNQITTSMFCAGYEKGGTDACQGDSGGPFVAEDCLSKTIRYRLLGVVSWGTGCAMPKKPGVYTRVSRFLPWISTAMRNYQNSPGFHKLART; from the exons TTACGTACTGTACGATGGATGAAGACACGGGGCTGTATGATG TTCAGGTAAACTCCGCCGACCAGCGCCTCCGGGTGTTCGACTCCGCGCAGAAGAGGTGGCGCCAGGTCTGTTCCTCTTCGGCCAATCAGATGCTGGCGAGCATCAGCTGTGAGGAAGTGGGTTTTGTCAG CGTGGTGAACTACTCGGTTACCGCAGTAACAGACGCCAGTGGAGATGGAGGAGAGTTCTTCTGCATCCGACAGGAGGAGCTCAGCTACGGCAAGAAGATCAAGGACTCGCTGTTCCCATG TGACTGTGAAAGTCGAGAAGTCCTCACTCTGCTGTGCCAAG ACTGCGGGAGACGGAGCTTCGCTGCAGACCGTATCGTGGGCGGTGTCGACGCCAGGCAGGGCAGTTGGCCGTGGCAGGTCAGTCTGCAGTACGACGGCGTCCATCAGTGTGGAGGCTCTATCATCTCCAACCGCTGGATCGTATCTGCGGCTCACTGCTTCCCCGA ACGGTACCGCTTCGTGAACCGATGGCGTGTTCTTCTTGGATCCATCTATAACAAACCTGTTAACGCCAATGTGGCCGAGGTCAAGACCATCGTCTACCACAGCAGCTACCTGCCCTTCGTGGACGCCAACATCGACGACAACAGCAGGGACATCGCCGTGTTGGCATTGACTCAGCCTCTGACGTTCAATG AGTACGTCCAGCCCGTGTGCCTGCCGGCGTACGGTCAGAGGCTGGTTGACGGACAGATGGGGACGGTGACAGGTTGGGGAAACGTGGGATACTACG GTCATCTGGCCGACGTCCTCCAGGAGGCCAACGTCCCCATCATCAGCGACGCCGTCTGCAACGCCCCGGACTATTACGACAACCAGATCACCACCAGTATGTTCTGTGCCGGATACGAGAAAGGAGGCACCGACGCCTGTCAG GGGGATAGCGGTGGTCCTTTTGTGGCAGAGGACTGTTTGTCCAAGACCATCCGGTATCGTCTTCTGGGTGTGGTGAGCTGGGGGACGGGCTGTGCCATGCCCAAAAAGCCTGGCGTCTACACCCGAGTGTCCCGGTTCCTGCCCTGGATCTCCACCGCCATGAGA AACTACCAGAACTCCCCAGGCTTCCACAAACTGGCCCGGACATGA
- the hpn gene encoding serine protease hepsin isoform X1: protein MYAEKVVTEGKMGNRGISLTCVLTPCRVVGVCVMLVTVGATAAAVWAVVTYCTMDEDTGLYDVQVNSADQRLRVFDSAQKRWRQVCSSSANQMLASISCEEVGFVSVVNYSVTAVTDASGDGGEFFCIRQEELSYGKKIKDSLFPCDCESREVLTLLCQDCGRRSFAADRIVGGVDARQGSWPWQVSLQYDGVHQCGGSIISNRWIVSAAHCFPERYRFVNRWRVLLGSIYNKPVNANVAEVKTIVYHSSYLPFVDANIDDNSRDIAVLALTQPLTFNEYVQPVCLPAYGQRLVDGQMGTVTGWGNVGYYGHLADVLQEANVPIISDAVCNAPDYYDNQITTSMFCAGYEKGGTDACQGDSGGPFVAEDCLSKTIRYRLLGVVSWGTGCAMPKKPGVYTRVSRFLPWISTAMRNYQNSPGFHKLART, encoded by the exons gtaACAGGGGCATATCGCTGACCTGTGTGTTGACTCCGTGTCGTGTGGTCGGGGTCTGTGTGATGCTTGTGACCGTGGGCGCCACCGCTGCCGCTGTCTGGGCCGTAG TTACGTACTGTACGATGGATGAAGACACGGGGCTGTATGATG TTCAGGTAAACTCCGCCGACCAGCGCCTCCGGGTGTTCGACTCCGCGCAGAAGAGGTGGCGCCAGGTCTGTTCCTCTTCGGCCAATCAGATGCTGGCGAGCATCAGCTGTGAGGAAGTGGGTTTTGTCAG CGTGGTGAACTACTCGGTTACCGCAGTAACAGACGCCAGTGGAGATGGAGGAGAGTTCTTCTGCATCCGACAGGAGGAGCTCAGCTACGGCAAGAAGATCAAGGACTCGCTGTTCCCATG TGACTGTGAAAGTCGAGAAGTCCTCACTCTGCTGTGCCAAG ACTGCGGGAGACGGAGCTTCGCTGCAGACCGTATCGTGGGCGGTGTCGACGCCAGGCAGGGCAGTTGGCCGTGGCAGGTCAGTCTGCAGTACGACGGCGTCCATCAGTGTGGAGGCTCTATCATCTCCAACCGCTGGATCGTATCTGCGGCTCACTGCTTCCCCGA ACGGTACCGCTTCGTGAACCGATGGCGTGTTCTTCTTGGATCCATCTATAACAAACCTGTTAACGCCAATGTGGCCGAGGTCAAGACCATCGTCTACCACAGCAGCTACCTGCCCTTCGTGGACGCCAACATCGACGACAACAGCAGGGACATCGCCGTGTTGGCATTGACTCAGCCTCTGACGTTCAATG AGTACGTCCAGCCCGTGTGCCTGCCGGCGTACGGTCAGAGGCTGGTTGACGGACAGATGGGGACGGTGACAGGTTGGGGAAACGTGGGATACTACG GTCATCTGGCCGACGTCCTCCAGGAGGCCAACGTCCCCATCATCAGCGACGCCGTCTGCAACGCCCCGGACTATTACGACAACCAGATCACCACCAGTATGTTCTGTGCCGGATACGAGAAAGGAGGCACCGACGCCTGTCAG GGGGATAGCGGTGGTCCTTTTGTGGCAGAGGACTGTTTGTCCAAGACCATCCGGTATCGTCTTCTGGGTGTGGTGAGCTGGGGGACGGGCTGTGCCATGCCCAAAAAGCCTGGCGTCTACACCCGAGTGTCCCGGTTCCTGCCCTGGATCTCCACCGCCATGAGA AACTACCAGAACTCCCCAGGCTTCCACAAACTGGCCCGGACATGA